The DNA sequence TTTGCTTTCAATCTTTTGCATTAATTCCTTGATCGAGATTTCTTTCTCGCTCATACTGAAGTACTTTGTTTGCGAGTAAACTGATGCTGCGCTTTGCAAAACACACAGGATAATTAAAAACAGTGTTAGCTTCATAATCAATACTCCTTTTTTAACCAACCTGATTATATCAGGATGATCATTCATTCGTTTTTTTTTCATAAATTTGAATTCATTTTGGTTGTTAAACATTGTGCCCGTCGACTACAAATCAAGAAGGCACGATAATTGATTATCGATTTAAACCGGGGATGCTGCAAACATTTCCCGGTTCTTTCTTTCTATTTGGAAGAAAGTATTACTCGTGTTCCTGTTCGTTCATATTTGATTGCTGAAGCAAATTCCAGCGCATCGAGTACTGTTTTTAAATCCTGGTCCTTTATGCTCCCAGTGTACAAATGTTGCTTTACATCTTCATCACCAAAAACAATCTGGATATCAAACCGTCTTTCCAGTTTTTTCGCCAGTTCTCCTATATTTTCTCCTTTAATCGTCAACAAACCTTTTGTCCAATCAGAAAAATGTTGATCGTCAATCTTCTCTATTACAGATTTGTGTGTGATGGTGCTATAGGAATAGGCTTCACTTGGATTTAGAAAAACATTATTCTTGCTGTTATCGATAATTTTCACTTTACCGCTTTGCAAATATGTGGTGATTATCTTATCGTTGGGATAATTGCTAACATTAAAACTGGTTCCCAGAACTTCAATCTGTAGACCGGTCGCTTCAACGACAAATGGATGAGCCTTATCGTGAGCTACATTAAAGAAGCCTTCACCTATAAGAGTAACCTTTCTTTTTCCTGTTTTAAAAAAGGACGGGAACCGGAGACGCGAGTCACTGTTAAGCTGAACGGTTGATCCATCAGACAA is a window from the Aquipluma nitroreducens genome containing:
- a CDS encoding FecR family protein, with translation MQKKRMTDEILYKYISDQASADEALEVREWTKSSDVRKNELARLKNAWIISGLDHVVDPKIKNQEIEKIWYIIRQITINEQKKATRLRFVRYAAAILLIIGLSETISYFVSNLSSLSNSEITEIIVPKGQRSTVVLSDGSTVQLNSDSRLRFPSFFKTGKRKVTLIGEGFFNVAHDKAHPFVVEATGLQIEVLGTSFNVSNYPNDKIITTYLQSGKVKIIDNSKNNVFLNPSEAYSYSTITHKSVIEKIDDQHFSDWTKGLLTIKGENIGELAKKLERRFDIQIVFGDEDVKQHLYTGSIKDQDLKTVLDALEFASAIKYERTGTRVILSSK